A genomic window from Methylorubrum extorquens includes:
- a CDS encoding nucleotidyltransferase family protein yields the protein MSDEQNQKNVTRAFVLAAGLGKRMRPITATLPKPLVEVAGKALIDHALDRAAAGGIETAVVNVHWLADLMEGHLSHRTGAPAIVVSDERDALLETGGGVKKALDRFDGEPFVVFNSDSFWLEGPRPNLGRLIEAWNPDTTDILLLVAPTATSLGYDGAGDFYMDADGRLSWRGEREVAPFIYAGVAIVKPELFADTPEGSFSLTLLFDRAIQRNRLQGLRLDGQWLHVGTPEAIEAAEARVRDSARIV from the coding sequence ATGAGCGACGAGCAAAATCAAAAAAACGTCACCCGCGCCTTCGTGCTCGCGGCGGGCCTGGGCAAGCGCATGCGCCCGATCACCGCGACTTTGCCCAAGCCCCTCGTCGAGGTGGCCGGCAAGGCGCTGATCGACCACGCCCTCGACCGGGCGGCGGCGGGCGGCATCGAGACCGCGGTGGTCAACGTCCACTGGCTTGCCGACCTGATGGAGGGCCATCTCTCCCACCGCACGGGAGCCCCGGCCATTGTGGTCTCGGACGAGCGGGACGCGCTGCTGGAGACCGGCGGCGGGGTGAAGAAGGCGCTCGACCGGTTCGACGGCGAACCCTTCGTGGTGTTCAACTCGGATTCGTTCTGGCTCGAGGGGCCGCGGCCCAATCTCGGCCGACTGATCGAGGCCTGGAACCCCGACACGACGGACATCCTGCTCCTCGTCGCCCCGACTGCGACGAGTCTCGGCTACGACGGGGCGGGCGACTTCTATATGGACGCGGACGGCCGGCTGAGCTGGCGCGGCGAACGCGAGGTCGCGCCCTTCATCTATGCCGGCGTGGCGATCGTGAAGCCGGAACTGTTCGCCGACACGCCGGAGGGGTCGTTCTCGCTCACCCTGCTGTTCGACCGGGCGATCCAACGCAACCGGCTCCAGGGCCTGCGCCTCGACGGGCAGTGGCTGCATGTCGGCACGCCGGAGGCGATCGAGGCAGCCGAGGCGCGGGTGCGGGACAGCGCGCGGATCGTTTGA